The sequence GTGGCCCGCCCGTGCCGCGGCCCAGCTGGTCCGGGGTATAGGCCTCCAGCAGCAGGATGCCGCCCGGCTTGAGCGCCTTGTGCAACTCGGCGTAGACCTTGTGCCGCACGGCCGGCGCTACGTGGCCGAAGATCGAGACGATGCCGTCCCAACGCGCCGTGCCGAAGTCGTAGTCTGCGAGATCGGCGCAAATCGTGTGTATTTCGACGCCTTTCTCTGCAGCAAGCCGCTGTGCCTTGTCCATGCCTACGGGCGACTGGTCGACCGCCGTGACATTGAACCCCAGGCCGGCGAGATACACCGCATTGCGCCCCTCGCCCTCGGCCAGGCAGAGGATGTCGCCGGGCGGCAGCTCCACGGCGTAATCCGCGAGGAAGCGGTTCGGCTCCTTGCCGTAAACGTAGTGCTCAGCGCTGTATTTCTCGTCCCACATAACGTCTCACTCGCTTGCGTCGGGCCAGGCCCCGACACGGCGCAGAAAGCTTCGCGCCATCCCGCCGCGAAACTGCGCGATGGAAGCATAGCTCGGGCCGCGCACGAAAAGCGCGTATGCGACCGGCGCCGTGCCCGCGCAGTCTACCCAGCCCACCAGCCAACCCTCAAACGGGCCGTCCATGTCGCCGCCGTCCACCGGGCCCGAGCCGGTCTTGCCGTGCAGGCGGCAGCCGTCTCGCGCCTCGAGCAGGCTGACCTCCTCGAGCGCCATCACGTTCTCCGGCCTGAGCGGCAGCTCGCCCTGCACGAGGCGGACGATAAACTCGGCCTGCTCGCGCGGCGAGATCGCCAGCGGCCCGATGAGCCAGAGGGTGTCGTTGTCATCGGGCGCCATGGCGTTGCCGTAGTCGAAAGCCCGGAGCATCTCGCGATAGCGCGGGCCGCCGACTTCGAGCGCCAAGTCCCGGAAGTACCAGACCGTAGAACGACGGAAAGCCTGTGCGAGCGTCTGGTCCTCGCGCCAGGCCTCCGACCACCACGGCTCTGCCGGGCGACGTTCGGGATCACGCTGTCGCAGGTCGTCGACCGAGCCCGCGACGCCGGTTTCGAGCGCGATGAGCAGGTTGGGAATCTTGAAGGTGGAGTAGGGCGTGTGGGGCTCGTCGGCGCGCTCCAGCGCCCAGGCATAGTGGCGACCATCCGCCAGGTCGATGGCGTAAAAGATCGCTTCGCGGCCGTCGAGCTCCGCTGTGACGCCGGGGTCGGCGATGACCGTGACCCCGGCCTGTGGAGCTGCAGCGCCACAGGCCGCGCCACAAGCGAGCGGTGCCACCAGGACGACCAGCCTCAGGGCGCGCATGCCGGCTTGCGCATGAGAATCCAGTCCCCGGCGTGGTGACAGCCCGGGAACGACACTACCGGCCTCCGTGCCACGGCGGCAACCGCATTCACGTACCAGCTGCCGGGCGCGCGCCGACGTCCAGCGGGTCCTCGCCGGGCTCGGCCCGTTGCGACCAGAGATGCCGCCGCAGGCGCACCGGGCTTTACCTCTCGCCGGCCTCTTGCAGGAACGCGTCAACCGGTTGCTCGAAGGCGATGGCAAGCACACAGGCCTGCGGGCCGGAACAGAATGCGTCATGCGGCAACTGCGGCGGACCGTAGGCATAGCTGCCCGGCGTCATCACGACCGCGTCGTGCCCGTCATAGGTCACGCGCAGCTCACCTGAAACCAGCACCATGCGCTCCGCCGAGGTGTGCGAGTGGCGCGGCACCATCACACCTGCCGGCACCTTGAAAAAGATGTCGGCGTTCTCCCGCGCCGGGTCCCCGTGCAGCACGGCGATGGCGCAGCCTGCCGGCATGAACTCGGGGCACGGCCCCCACTCCAGCGCGGGGTCAGCGAAGTGCAGTTCGACGGGCGCTTCGCCGGCCGACGCACCCGCCGCGATTATTCCGCCGCAGCATAGCAGTCCCAGCAATGCTGCAGCCTGTTTGTGCAGGCACATAGGACACTCTCCATTTTGTTTTGCAAACGCCCCTGGATATAGCACAAAGCCCTGGATGCCACAGGAATGCTGCAGCCGTGCCCGGCGCCGCTGGTCAGGGAACCGCCCGTGACAGCCGCCACTGGTCCGGCACGCCTTTGAGCGCGCGCACGCCCAGGTCCGCCCAGCCGGGGATGAGCACGATATCGCGCTCGCAGGCGCCGAACACCTGGTAGGCGATGTTCAGCTCACCACTCTTCGCGTAACGCGTATCGATCTGGTTCGTATCAAGCATGGACACGCCGATCATACGACCCGCGCAGGCGGCCTGGCGGCCGACGCCGGTGGCAGGATCAGTCTCGACTACTAGACTTTAAAGGACATGGGTTGCCGCTGGGGCGGCGACCCCGAACGCAAGCCCCGGCGCCAGACCGGGAAGGAGCAAGACATGGCAGACCGCGACATTTACGAACTTTTCACCGCCGCACTGGACGTCACCAATCGCTCCTTGGAGAAAAACCGGGAGTCCGGCTTCTTCAAGGCCCTGGTCGCTGCCGCGGACAAGTTCCTCGACGGCCACAAGGCCGGCGTCGCAATCTATGCGGAGGACCCGGAAAAGCCGTTCGACTATTTCACCATCCGCTATCTGAACGAGAAGTTCGAGATCCTGTCCCGCGGCAAATCCGAGCACGACACCGAGTGGAAGGTCTCGCGCGACTACCTGGAGTCGGTGGCCGACAACCCGCAGGAATACATCGACAACCCGGCGAAACTCGATTTCGACTGGCTCAAGCATCGCCTGCCCGATGCCGCCTCGAAGCTGTTCGACAAGGCGAGCTGAAGCCAGCGCCGTCTGAACGTCCTTTACTCCAGCGTGAAGCGCGCGGGTGCGTGGCTGCCGATCGGCCTGCTGGCGGCGCTGCCGCCGCTGTTCTGGTCGGGCAACTTCGTGCTCGCGCGGGCGCTGCACGAAGACATCCCGCCGATCGCCCTGTCCTTCTGGCGCTGGGTCGGGGCGCTCGCGATCCTGTTGCCCTTCACCTGGCACCGCCTTTGGCAGCATCGCGACGCCCTGCGCCGGCACTGGGTGGTGCTGAGCCTGCTGGCCCTGCTGGGCATCACGAACTTCAACACCTTCGCTTACCTCGGGCTGCAGCACACCACGGCCACCAACGGTGTGCTGCTCAGCTCTGCGACGCCCGTGCTCATTGTCGGGGTGTCATTCCTCATGCTCGGCACGAAGGTGCGCGCGCGACAGCTGGTCGGCATATTCCTCTCGCTGTTCGGCGTCGTCCTCATCGCCACTGAGGGCGCCCCGCAACGACTCGCTGCGCTGACCCTGAACCGTGGCGACATATGGATCCTCGTGGCCGCCGTCGACTGGGCACTGTATTCCGTCCTGCTGCGCTGGCGGCCCGCCGACCTGGCGCCCGAGGTGTTTCTCACCGCGCTCGTCGCGCTCGGGCTCGTGCCCCTGGCCGGGCTGTATGCCTGGGAGCTCGCCGGCGGACAGGGCTTCGCGCTCAATGCAACGAACTTTGCTGCGATCGGTTATGTCGCGATATTTCCCTCAGTGCTGGCCTACGTGTTCTGGGATCGCGCCGTGAACGAGCTGGGGCCGAACCGGACAGGGCATTACCTGCACCTGATGCCCGCTTTCGGGGCCTTGCTCGCGGTCGCCCTGCTCGGTGAACGCCTGCACATGTTTCACCTCGCCGGGGCGCTCCTGATCGCAGGCGGGATCGTGCTGGCGACGTGGGTTGTCAGTGCTCCGCCCAGACAGCGAGCTCATTCCCGCTCGGGTCAAGGAAATGGAAGCGACGGCCCCCGGGGAAAGTGAAGGGCTCCAGGGTGATCCGCCCGCCGGCGGCGCGGACGCTCGCCAGGGAGCGCTCCAGATCCCTGGAATAGAGGATCACCAGCGGTCCGCCCGTGACTGCATCCGGCGCGGCGCGCAAGCCCCCTGCCTCGCCGCCCGGTTTCCGTATACCGGCGTATTCCGGGCCGTAGTCGTTGAATTCCCAGCCGAAAGCCTCGGCATAGAACTGCTTCGCCCGCGCCATGTCAGTGACGCAGAACTCGATGTAGTCGATGGCGTGGTGGACATGGCCTGGTGTCGACATGACGGGGTCCTCGTGGACTGATTGCAACTAAGGGCCGGAGCGACTCAGCCTTCTCCGATCGATCATGCCCCGAAGCCAAATTTCTCTTTCGGGACGTCACGGACTTCCTCGCACGCGGCGCGGAAGTCGTACGGAACCTCATCGGCACAATCCGGCCACTTGCCCCTGGCCAGCCACAGCTCGACAAGACCGAGGCGGGCGCAAAGCCGCGGGAAGCGCGGGTCGTTGCGCAGCTCGGGCATGCCTGCCTGGAACATGAGCGTCGGGCGGTAGCCGTCCGGACCCATGATGTCGTAGGGCGTTCCGGTGGGCCCGAGCGCAGCAGTCTCGGCAACCTGGTATGCCTCATCGACCAGGCCGAGGTGCGCGGAGTAGACCAGACGGCCGACGTCAATGCTGCCGGTCTTGCCCAAGAAGTCCTCGACCTCGCGCCACCAGGCCGCGATTCTTTCGGGCGACGGGTCGCGCTTGGCACGGATGAAACTGAGGCCGTCGCGGAACTCGTGCATCTGGCGCTTTTCGGCCAGGGCCAGCATGCGGTCGACGGCGTCCCAGTCCTGCTGGAAGGCGTAAGCCCGAAGCAGGCTGGAAAAGGGGAAGTTCATTCCCGGGGCACGCTCGACGACATCGGCGAATACGGGCACCGCCTCGTCGAAGCGGCCTGCAGCGATGCGGGCCAGTCCGACCATGTTCGCGGACATCACGCTGAGCGGGTCGAGCTGGAAGCAACGCTCTGTTTCCTCCAGCGCCTCGCGCACGCGGCCCATGGCACGGAGGCCCCAGCCCAGGTAGCGGCGCGTGTCGCTGTTGCCAGGGGCCGCCCGCATGCGCTCGATGAGCGTGTCGAACTCGAGGAAGCTGCCAAAGGCGGGCAACGCCAGGGCCTGCGCCATGCGGACGTACGAGCCCTCGGGGTCGAGCGCCAGCGCCCGGGCGGCGTCGTGCGCCATGCGCGCGGCATTCGCCGGACGCTCCGCGAAAGGAATGTAGAAGTGCAGCCAGGAGCGCAGGTAGACGAGGCGCCCCCACGCCTCGGCGAAGTCGGGCGCGCGCTCCGTGGCCACTTCGAGCAGCGCGACCAGGGGGCGAAACTCGTCCGGCGCATAAGTCTTGGGACTGGCCCGCAGGTAGAGATCGTAGACCGCAGGGTCGATCTTCCGCGGCGTGAATCTCGAAAATGCCTGGTCCAGCGCCTTCGCGATGCTTTCGGTGATGTCGTCCTGGACGGCGAAAATATCCTCCAGCCCGCGGTCGTAACGGTCCGACCAGAGCACGGTGTTCGTCTTCGCCTCGGTGAGGTGCGCGCTGACCCGCACGCGGGACCCTGCTCGGCGAATGGAGCCATCGAGCACATGCGTGCAGCGCAGCACGCCGGCAGCCTCGGCCTTGCGCTCACCGCGGAACTGGAAACTCGTGGCGGGTGCGATCACCTTGAGCCGGGCTCCGCGCGTGAGCCGCTGGATGATGTCTTCGCTGACGCCGTCGGAGAAGAAGCCCATCTCCGGATCAGCGGAGAGGTTCTCGAAGGCCAGCACCGCCAGCAGGGGCTCGGTGCAGGCTGCGTCCGACGCCGCCGTCTCCTGCTCGCGTCGTGCTTTCTTGGAACTCTCCGGCCGCGTGAGCGCGGTGTCGCCGGGGGCGGCAACCTCGCACACGTCCATTGGCTCCTCGATGCCGGCGAGGCGATAGGGTCCGTGCTCGGCCCAGCGCAACCCGGCGCACTCTTCGATACCCACGGCGGCTCGGCGGGCAAGATCGTAGGCGGAGCGCGTGAGCAGGATGCGACCGTCCCCCGCCAGCGACATGACGCGTGCTGCGGCGGCCTTGGCGAGCCCCTCCACCTCGAGCGGCTTGGCGCCCCGCGCGACGTCCTCCGGCGCGTTCTGGCGCAACACCACCTCGCCGACGTGAATGCCGACGCGGGCGACGACATGAGCGCCGTAGCCCGCCCCCAGTTCACGGAGCTTGTCCTGGTACGCAATGGCGAAGCGCACCGCTTCGATGGGCCGCTCGAACAGCAGCAGGAAGCCGTCGCTCTTGTCGATCTCGCGGCCATCGAATCCGGCCAGCAGGTCGCGGGCGGCGCGGTCGTGGCGGGACAAGAGTTCCGCCGCCCTGGCATCACCGAGGCGTTCTACGAGCTGCGTGCTGGCAACGAGGTCACACAGCAGCAGCGTGCGGATCACCGGGGTGGAGGCGGCCAAGCGAAGGCTCCTGCAAGCTGGACAGGCATACTCTGCACGACACACTGTACACCAGCGGCATCAGGCTTCATGTCGCCTCATCTGCCGCAGCAAAGCTTCATTCTGTTGCGCACGCCGGCCGGGTCGCCCTCATGCCCGCCTTTGCCACTCTGCCACGTCCACCCCCCTGAACAGCAGCCACAGGCACATGGCGCTCTCCGCCACGATGGCGACCAGGTAGATCGGCATCACGGCCTCGACGTGCGCCGGAAACAGGAAGCGCGTGTAGCTGCCGACGAGGTAAACGATTCCCGCCGCCCCGAGGAAGACGCCGAGCAGGCGCGGCAGGAATCCGGAACGATAGACCAGGTAACCAAGCAGGAGGCAGCTGAGGCCGAAGGGCAGCAGGCCGAGATCGTAGCCGTGGCTGTGAAGGTCGAGGAACAGGGCGGCGACGGCGCTGAGCTGCTCAGCACCAAAGAGCGCAGCGTACTCGGGACTGCCGAGCGCGATGATGGCCGCATGGTAGTGCAGCAGGTTGCCGCCGATGATCGCCGCCTGCACCAGCCGGAAGCACATGGCCATGAGTGCGAGCGTCTTGCTGACCGGGCGCAACAGGACGTACAGCAGCACCGCCAGCGCGATGTCGCACAACAACATCAGCGAATCTGCGAGAAAACCCAGCCTGAACAGGCTGGCGGACGCCTGGATGTTGGCCGCCGTGGCCGCCGCGTCACCACTCGCGATGATCCCGGCACGGACAACCAGCTCGCCCGTCAGCCCGAGCACGATGATCACCAGGTAGAGCAGGCCGGCCGTCCTTGCCAGGCGTTGCGGCGACATCCCCGCCTGCATATTCGGGATCATTGCGCGCTCCTTTGGGCCCGCGCCACCAGCGCTGTCGCGACGGGGAACAACACCACGTAGCCGATGATGCCGATATTGCGGACGCTCATGTTCTCCAACGGGACGCCGGCGAGCCCGATAAGGGCGAGGATAGCCGCGGCAAACAGGAACCGGCGGGCGATTTCATGGCCTGTCTCATTCCTCAGCGCCAGCGCAGCAAACAACGCTGCCAGCGCGAAGAAGAAATCCCACGCCAGGATGTCCAGGGCGTATGCGAGCGACGGCCAGGTGAAACTGAACACCAGTGGGGCCCACTCGGCCGCAGCAATTTCCGGCTGCCGGCTGAGAACCAGGATGGAAAAGTGCACGCTGCACGTGACGACGGCGCACAGGCTCATGAAGATGACGCAAAGTAATGCGGCGTGCCTGTTCTCTGCAGCCACGCAACCGTGCAGGGCCACCCCGAACAAGACCATGGCCGGTGCAATGGCCAGGATGAGCAGCTCCATGAGCGTGAACCAAGGATCGTGGATGGGATGCGCGGGCGTCGGCAGGGTGGCGAGCCCCACGACAAGGACGAGTGCATAGGCCAGTGACAGCAGCGGCACCAGCGCACCTGCGACCGCCATGAGCCAGCTCGACGAAGTTTCCGCGTCAGCGTGCGGGGCGGCAGCGGGATGCGAAGCGCGCGGCGTCATGCGCTAACCCTCTTCCCCGTCAGGCCCGCGCACACGGTCGTCGGCAAGCAGGCCATAAACATTCACGCCGTAAGTCTCGCCTTTTGCGACCCAACGCTCGCGCAGGAACCCTTCATGCGTAAACCCGAGCTTTCGCAACAAGGCGTTCGAGGCCGCGTTCTCCGGATTCACCTCAGCCTCGACCCGGCGTATCCCCATGGCGCCGAACAGGTAATCCAGCAGTGCGCCCAGCGCCTCGGCGGCATAGCCCCGGCGCCAGTGCCTGCGGCCGATGACATACCCGAGTTCCACGCGATTGCTGCCCTCGTCGTACTTGAACAAAAGGACCGTGCCGATGACCTTGTCGTCTTCGTTCCTGGCGATCACCAACTGCCTGGCGTTGCCGCTCATGCCGAGCGCCTGCATCCGCTCGAGCCACGCGGTCGCGTCTGAATCAGACGCCCAGGTCGCGTAGGGCAGGTACCGTGTGACCTCGGGGTCGCCGTTGATTTCGAGCAGGTCCGGCAGGTCCGCGCCGCTCACCTCGCGGAGGGTCGTTCGGGGCGTGGAGACCTGGGAAAATCGGGGTAGCGGCATCGCGACTCTCGGCTCAATCCTGCCCGCCACGCTGCGACACGATGAACTCCAGCGCTTCACGCAGCACCTTGTCCCCTTCCACAGGGACGGTCGGGAACCGCAGCGCGTGGTCCGGCCGGACCCCCTGCAACGCCTCGTCCCCATTCGGCCGCACGAAGTACGCCTTCGGGTAGGTTACGACGATTCCGGTCGACGGCAGGGTGAATTGTGCGGACGAGGCATGACTCGTGGGTACGTCGGCGGTTTCCTCGCCGAGGATTGTGCCGAAGCCGTAGTCCTGGATGATGGCCGCGACGGTGGTTGCATTCGAGTAGCTGCGGCGGTTGACCAGCGCCCAGACCCGGCCGGAAAAGCCGGGGTCCCGGCGCTCCGCCTTGGGAATCTCGAAAGAGAACCTCGCGCCGTCCTCGTGCTGCGTCATCGCCCTGAGCATCTGCGCCGAGATGCCGCCGGGATATTCCTCCGCCAGCCCCTCCAGGACCTCCCGGGTCCGCGCGCTGGCTTTCACAATAAATTCCGACGCGAAGCTGAACGGCTCGTCCGCGAACCAGGCAATCATCGGATCACTGAAGCTGTTGTCGCCGCCCGGATTGTTGCGCAGGTCGATCACCAGGTCCGTGGCGCCGGCGGCGTCGAATCGCTGGAAAGCCTCGTCGACAAAGGCCTTGAACGTCTCGAGCGACTCGCTCTCCCCGGTGGCATAGAAAGGACCGGGACGCAGGTAGGCGATGCCGTCCGGGAGCATGTGCGCTTTGCGGCTGTGCTGCTGCCTCTCGCGCGCGCCCTTGTGCTCTTCGAGCTCCATCGCCGGCACTGCGTCCACCATGAACGTCGCCTCGTCCCCGGCGCGGGAGCGCACGACGATCTCGAAAGCATCGACCTCGCCCATGTCGAGCCAGGCGAGGCGCGGAAACATGCTCTCCAGCTGGGCATGCGCCATGTACGGACGCTCCGCAGACACCAGCCGGCCGATGCGCTCGAGCCAGTCGGTCGCAGGGCGCCCGTTGAGCGCGAGCAGTTCCGTCCCGGGAGCGAGCGCGGCCACGCCGGAGTAATTGTGGGCGACCAGGACGCGTCCGTCCTCGACGCGAATATCGAGCGGCAGGAGCGTGCCGCCGGACAGGACGTACGCAATGTAGTCCTGCACGGGAAAATCGATTCTCGCATGCCCGACTTTGCCGAAAGTCACGAATGGCGTGAACAGGCGTACCGCTTCGAGACGGCTCATCGGTCCATCGATGGCGGCCGACAACTCCTCGTAGTAGCGATCGTAGGCGTCACGCGACTGGTAGGCGTAGAGATCGTAGTGAGCTGCGGCGAGCGTCTCGTAGAGGTACTTGAAGTCGGCACGGACTGCGTCCTGCGGGTAAACCTTGCCTGCTGGCGCCTGGGCCGGTTGGGCCAGGGCCCGCGGCATCGCCGTGGCGAGACAGAAGATGAAGAAAGCGGCCAGAAACCGTTTGTGCGTTGCAGTCATATCGAAGAGGCCTGCCTGGTCGGAAACAAAGCGGAGCAAACTAAGTTGCCGGGCGCGTCTTGTCCACGGGGATGTCGGCTATTCGTCACCGCTTGTGGTGTTTCATGACCGACTTCACGAGGCGACCGAAGTCCTTGTCCTTCTTGCGTCTCTCGACATACGACGCGTCATGGTACTCGGTCTCTTTCCTGAGCTTCAGGTAGGCCTGGTAGCGCGACTCGCTGAGGCTGCCGTCGTCGATCGCTGCGCGTACGGCGCAGCCGGGTTCCTGCCCGTGGATGCAGTCTGCAAAGCGGCAGGCGCGGGACAGCTCGTGAATGTCCGCAAAGCTCGCGTCGAGGCCCTCGCTCGTGCCGAGCAGCCCGAGTTCGCGCATGCCCGGCGTGTCGATGAGCAGCACGCCATCCTCCAGCACAAGCAGCTGGCGCCGCGAGGTGGTGTGTGTGCCTTCGCCGGTGCCGCTGACCGACCGGGTATCGAGTACGTCGCGCCCGAGTAGCCGGTTGATCAACGTGCTCTTGCCCACGCCCGACGAGCCGACGAAGCAGTACGTCTTGCCCGGCTCCAGGAGTGCACGAAACGCCTCCAGCCCGTCGCCGGTGGCCGTGCTGAGTGCAATGACCCGGGCGTCGATCCCAGCGCCGCTGATCGCCGCAACCAGGCCTTCGGTCTCGAGCGGGCTGACCAGGTCGGTCTTGCTCAAGAGGATCACCGGCTCGATGCCGCCTTCGCGGCATACCACGAGGTAGCGCTCCAGCCGGCGCACGTTGAAGTCGTACTGGCATGACTGGACGATGAAGGCCACGTCGATGTTGGCGGCGATCATCTGGAAATCCACGGTCTTGCCCGGGGCCTTGCGGCGGAGGTACGACTTGCGGGGCAACACCGCCTGGATGATCGCCAATGCCGGGTCTGCGAGCTCGATGCTGACCCAGTCGCCGACGCAGGGCAGCTCCGGGCCGGACTCGACGGTGAAGCGGAACCGCCCGGAAAGCACGGCAGGCGTCTCGACGCCGTCGCTCCGGACCCGGTAGGCATCACGGTCCACGGCGACGACCCTGGCCACAGGCTGGTTCATTTGCTATCCGGGCTTCCTGGC comes from Thioalkalivibrio sp. XN279 and encodes:
- a CDS encoding cyclopropane-fatty-acyl-phospholipid synthase family protein — its product is MWDEKYSAEHYVYGKEPNRFLADYAVELPPGDILCLAEGEGRNAVYLAGLGFNVTAVDQSPVGMDKAQRLAAEKGVEIHTICADLADYDFGTARWDGIVSIFGHVAPAVRHKVYAELHKALKPGGILLLEAYTPDQLGRGTGGPRSADLLLTADILRAEIPGLDFLHLEELEREVIEGTGHSGLSAVVQLVARKP
- a CDS encoding class D beta-lactamase; translation: MRALRLVVLVAPLACGAACGAAAPQAGVTVIADPGVTAELDGREAIFYAIDLADGRHYAWALERADEPHTPYSTFKIPNLLIALETGVAGSVDDLRQRDPERRPAEPWWSEAWREDQTLAQAFRRSTVWYFRDLALEVGGPRYREMLRAFDYGNAMAPDDNDTLWLIGPLAISPREQAEFIVRLVQGELPLRPENVMALEEVSLLEARDGCRLHGKTGSGPVDGGDMDGPFEGWLVGWVDCAGTAPVAYALFVRGPSYASIAQFRGGMARSFLRRVGAWPDASE
- a CDS encoding cupin domain-containing protein produces the protein MCLHKQAAALLGLLCCGGIIAAGASAGEAPVELHFADPALEWGPCPEFMPAGCAIAVLHGDPARENADIFFKVPAGVMVPRHSHTSAERMVLVSGELRVTYDGHDAVVMTPGSYAYGPPQLPHDAFCSGPQACVLAIAFEQPVDAFLQEAGER
- a CDS encoding DMT family transporter, coding for MKRAGAWLPIGLLAALPPLFWSGNFVLARALHEDIPPIALSFWRWVGALAILLPFTWHRLWQHRDALRRHWVVLSLLALLGITNFNTFAYLGLQHTTATNGVLLSSATPVLIVGVSFLMLGTKVRARQLVGIFLSLFGVVLIATEGAPQRLAALTLNRGDIWILVAAVDWALYSVLLRWRPADLAPEVFLTALVALGLVPLAGLYAWELAGGQGFALNATNFAAIGYVAIFPSVLAYVFWDRAVNELGPNRTGHYLHLMPAFGALLAVALLGERLHMFHLAGALLIAGGIVLATWVVSAPPRQRAHSRSGQGNGSDGPRGK
- a CDS encoding VOC family protein; the protein is MSTPGHVHHAIDYIEFCVTDMARAKQFYAEAFGWEFNDYGPEYAGIRKPGGEAGGLRAAPDAVTGGPLVILYSRDLERSLASVRAAGGRITLEPFTFPGGRRFHFLDPSGNELAVWAEH
- a CDS encoding adenylate/guanylate cyclase domain-containing protein; translation: MAASTPVIRTLLLCDLVASTQLVERLGDARAAELLSRHDRAARDLLAGFDGREIDKSDGFLLLFERPIEAVRFAIAYQDKLRELGAGYGAHVVARVGIHVGEVVLRQNAPEDVARGAKPLEVEGLAKAAAARVMSLAGDGRILLTRSAYDLARRAAVGIEECAGLRWAEHGPYRLAGIEEPMDVCEVAAPGDTALTRPESSKKARREQETAASDAACTEPLLAVLAFENLSADPEMGFFSDGVSEDIIQRLTRGARLKVIAPATSFQFRGERKAEAAGVLRCTHVLDGSIRRAGSRVRVSAHLTEAKTNTVLWSDRYDRGLEDIFAVQDDITESIAKALDQAFSRFTPRKIDPAVYDLYLRASPKTYAPDEFRPLVALLEVATERAPDFAEAWGRLVYLRSWLHFYIPFAERPANAARMAHDAARALALDPEGSYVRMAQALALPAFGSFLEFDTLIERMRAAPGNSDTRRYLGWGLRAMGRVREALEETERCFQLDPLSVMSANMVGLARIAAGRFDEAVPVFADVVERAPGMNFPFSSLLRAYAFQQDWDAVDRMLALAEKRQMHEFRDGLSFIRAKRDPSPERIAAWWREVEDFLGKTGSIDVGRLVYSAHLGLVDEAYQVAETAALGPTGTPYDIMGPDGYRPTLMFQAGMPELRNDPRFPRLCARLGLVELWLARGKWPDCADEVPYDFRAACEEVRDVPKEKFGFGA
- a CDS encoding DUF4386 domain-containing protein, coding for MIPNMQAGMSPQRLARTAGLLYLVIIVLGLTGELVVRAGIIASGDAAATAANIQASASLFRLGFLADSLMLLCDIALAVLLYVLLRPVSKTLALMAMCFRLVQAAIIGGNLLHYHAAIIALGSPEYAALFGAEQLSAVAALFLDLHSHGYDLGLLPFGLSCLLLGYLVYRSGFLPRLLGVFLGAAGIVYLVGSYTRFLFPAHVEAVMPIYLVAIVAESAMCLWLLFRGVDVAEWQRRA
- a CDS encoding GNAT family N-acetyltransferase, whose product is MPLPRFSQVSTPRTTLREVSGADLPDLLEINGDPEVTRYLPYATWASDSDATAWLERMQALGMSGNARQLVIARNEDDKVIGTVLLFKYDEGSNRVELGYVIGRRHWRRGYAAEALGALLDYLFGAMGIRRVEAEVNPENAASNALLRKLGFTHEGFLRERWVAKGETYGVNVYGLLADDRVRGPDGEEG
- a CDS encoding S41 family peptidase — protein: MTATHKRFLAAFFIFCLATAMPRALAQPAQAPAGKVYPQDAVRADFKYLYETLAAAHYDLYAYQSRDAYDRYYEELSAAIDGPMSRLEAVRLFTPFVTFGKVGHARIDFPVQDYIAYVLSGGTLLPLDIRVEDGRVLVAHNYSGVAALAPGTELLALNGRPATDWLERIGRLVSAERPYMAHAQLESMFPRLAWLDMGEVDAFEIVVRSRAGDEATFMVDAVPAMELEEHKGARERQQHSRKAHMLPDGIAYLRPGPFYATGESESLETFKAFVDEAFQRFDAAGATDLVIDLRNNPGGDNSFSDPMIAWFADEPFSFASEFIVKASARTREVLEGLAEEYPGGISAQMLRAMTQHEDGARFSFEIPKAERRDPGFSGRVWALVNRRSYSNATTVAAIIQDYGFGTILGEETADVPTSHASSAQFTLPSTGIVVTYPKAYFVRPNGDEALQGVRPDHALRFPTVPVEGDKVLREALEFIVSQRGGQD
- the rsgA gene encoding ribosome small subunit-dependent GTPase A codes for the protein MNQPVARVVAVDRDAYRVRSDGVETPAVLSGRFRFTVESGPELPCVGDWVSIELADPALAIIQAVLPRKSYLRRKAPGKTVDFQMIAANIDVAFIVQSCQYDFNVRRLERYLVVCREGGIEPVILLSKTDLVSPLETEGLVAAISGAGIDARVIALSTATGDGLEAFRALLEPGKTYCFVGSSGVGKSTLINRLLGRDVLDTRSVSGTGEGTHTTSRRQLLVLEDGVLLIDTPGMRELGLLGTSEGLDASFADIHELSRACRFADCIHGQEPGCAVRAAIDDGSLSESRYQAYLKLRKETEYHDASYVERRKKDKDFGRLVKSVMKHHKR